The following coding sequences are from one Plasmodium gaboni strain SY75 chromosome 10, whole genome shotgun sequence window:
- a CDS encoding putative exported protein (Plasmodium exported protein, unknown function), producing the protein MVHNNCNKKKFFFFEIQCPKKNKNEYFNLEFIIGSIINNRHKKRTETFFTFKKILLYIFFIYILYFINYK; encoded by the coding sequence atggttcataataattgtaacaaaaaaaaattttttttttttgaaattCAATGcccaaaaaaaaataaaaatgaatattttaatttagaatttattataggaagtataataaataacagacacaaaaaaagaacagAAACATTTTTCACcttcaaaaaaatacttctatatatattttttatttatattctttattttataaattacaag
- a CDS encoding putative exported protein (Plasmodium exported protein, unknown function), whose product MKLKNNYSIKGNISKLYDKKEKAKYLFLRKCINLNRYKNKILISAFFTFILELFIYIFCTYIFVYPNQCKFGNFSNKNTIVPLKSTFNIYRCLNENMKQFEEPYEDISYNVDSYNNYNYTKAQYTDEIHNYYYKEETDNVQYNENPYINTHYHIPYEEVPNLIKNYNYVHENYNMNDENLPYMERHHDIQYNGNKIYLDAFHNKQYLEPHNNNNNKTYHSRLNSDPYFNIEYVNEEYIHLFYDMLYNNNQFIYDFYDLENVHNNIVELPIKDNIHEYQEKIPYNINTYDESDEIHSCDFTDYKKEEKNISIKKLMDEQIRHKINDTMDKHKCTKINKNVEEHEKLNDEENYNMYEKNTSLLRQELEDNFNVFLDKYIKMKNLQKELELIDNDIKLKQYKLYLADFIGLDISNIDEKWSFTQRKESIRELINSYIKQEELNMMKKLLGAKNHYKKTYYDSLCITHKNIKKIKKKNKIKLGVSFALTTATSLLTMFISYWTSPCVFPGIFYLVKTVFLPSY is encoded by the exons atgaagcttaaaaataattactctataaaaggaaatatttccaaattatatgataaaaaagaaaaagcaaaatatttatttttaaggAAATGTATAAATCTTAATAGATACAAGAATAAAATACTAATCAGTGCATTTTTCACATTTATTCTTGAActtttcatatatatattttgtacCTACATTTTTGTATATCCTAATCAA TGTAAATTTGGAAATTTCTCGAATAAGAATACCATTGTTCCTCTAAAATCGACATTTAACATATACAGATgtttaaatgaaaatatgaaaCAATTTGAAGAACCTTATGAAgatatatcatataatgTAGATTCATATAACAACTATAATTATACCAAAGCACAATATACAGATGAaattcataattattattacaaagAAGAAACTGATAATGTACAATATAATGAGAATCCTTACATTAATACACATTATCATATACCATATGAAGAAGTGCCtaatttaataaagaattataattatgtacatgaaaattataatatgaacgATGAAAACCTACCATATATGGAAAGACACCATGatatacaatataatggaaataaaatttatttgGATGCATTTCATAATAAACAATATTTAGAACcacataataataataataataaaacatatcATAGTAGACTTAATTCTGATccatattttaatatagaatatgttaatgaagaatatataCACCTGTTTTATGATATGTTGTATAATAACAACCAATTTATCTATGATTTTTATGATTTGGAAAAtgttcataataatattgtagAATTACCCATTAAAGATAATATCCATGAATATCAAGAAAAAATAccatataatataaatacttATGACGAATCTGATGAAATACATTCATGTGATTTCACAGATTATAAGAAagaggaaaaaaatatttcaataaaaaaattgatgGATGAACAAATAAGACATAAAATTAATGATACTATGGATAAACATAAATgtacaaaaataaataaaaatgtagaAGAACAcgaaaaattaaatgacgaagaaaattataatatgtatgaaaaaaatacatCATTACTAAGACAAGAATTAGAAGACAATTTTAATGTCTTTttagataaatatataaaaatgaaaaatcTACAAAAAGAATTAGAATTAATAGATAACGATATAAAGttaaaacaatataaattatacTTGGCTGACTTCATAGGACTAGATATAAGTAATATAGATGAAAAATGGTCATTTACACAAAGAAAAGAAAGTATTAGagaattaataaattcttatataaaacaagaagaattaaatatgatgaaaaaattattgGGTGCTAAAaatcattataaaaagaCATACTATGATTCACTTTGTATaacacataaaaatataaaaaaaattaaaaaaaaaaacaaaattaaaCTTGGAGTATCATTCGCACTAACAACCGCAACGTCATTATTAACCATGTTTATATCTTATTGGACATCTCCATGTGTTTTCCCAGGGATATTTTATCTGGTTAAAACGGTATTTCTTCCatcatattaa
- a CDS encoding putative exported protein (Plasmodium exported protein, unknown function): MIINYFNKLNKITFETKRKYNLNTYLNLKKYIKDVIINSIKHNNIRIHLVFNKLFLFVLYICFYRYTNNENTFYNNVYVKNKLHKVWKFKVYRLLGESSDYFQEYNNYNPGSLLHIETPFQYIQEPTEHIHVHSYYTQQHSRGIEETIEYEKLLPYHIQQQPENFYSYSNHIEQPLDIISNFQNNSNELYNIQNECNLNYYNSIPREDKCYNNFNTSTNDYTKDHNNEQSLQNSTKNEQFYDKGNMNIQEEFYNDFVKFKDYLINEKEQYIDDINLSEEDKEKLKLLFETLNEMKFYENKISALNFKYYSYKKKLKKKKRKKSFVKMALTPIFVLLSMFTLNKIAPEVFSTAFVWLYKF, translated from the exons atgattattaactattttaataaattaaataaaattacaTTTGAAACCAAAAGAAAGTATAATCTGAATACATATTTAAActtgaaaaaatatataaaagatgtaataataaattccataaaacataataatataagaataCATCTTGTGTTTAATAaactttttctttttgtattatatatatgtttttatagatatacaaataatgaG aaTACGTTCtataataatgtatatgTAAAGAATAAGTTACATAAAGTATGGAAATTTAAAGTATACAGATTATTAGGAGAAAGTTCTGATTATTTTCAGGAATATAACAATTATAATCCTGGATCTTTATTACATATTGAAACACCATTCCAGTATATTCAAGAACCTACAGAACATATTCATGTACACAGTTACTATACTCAACAACATTCTCGGGGTATTGAAGAAACAATagaatatgaaaaattattacCCTACCATATTCAACAACAACCTGAAAATTTCTATTCTTATTCTAATCATATAGAACAACCACTAGATATCATTTCAAATTTTCAGAATAATTCAAACGAATTGTATAATATACAGAATGAATgtaatttaaattattataactCCATACCTAGAGAAGACaaatgttataataattttaatacGTCCACAAATGATTATACAAAAGATCATAATAATGAACAGTCTTTACAAAACTCAACTAAAAATGAACAATTTTATGATAAAGGaaatatgaatatacaGGAAGAATTTTACAATGATTTTGTAAAATTTAAAGATTATCTTATTAATGAGAAAGAACAATACATTGATGATATTAACTTATCAGAAgaagataaagaaaaattaaaattattatttgaaacattaaatgaaatgaaattctatgaaaataaaatatcagctttaaattttaaatattactcttacaaaaaaaagttaaagaaaaaaaaaagaaaaaaaagttttGTCAAAATGGCATTAACACCAATATTTGTACTCTTATCCATGTTTACTTTGAATAAAATTGCCCCTGAAGTATTCAGTACTGCATTTGTTTggttatataaattttaa